The genomic DNA CCGCGCCGGAGAACGCCAAGCCGTTTTCGTCACGCGGGCGGCCGGCGGCGTTGCCTCCCTATCGGGCCTGGGCATCCTGGCCGGTTTGATCTGAGTCTGTTGGCATCTCGGCAAGAAGGCGGGGCGCAGCTGGCGCACCTCCTTTTGACAATTGCGCCCGGCATGCTGCGACGCAGTGCCGGGGCAACGAGCTGATGGATGACGCTGCGAGAAGGAAGAGCCGGAGGCGCAGAAATAGATATGGAAGGGCGCGGTCTAGAGCCGCACCCTTCCCTCTTTCATCAGCCTTCCAGCCACTTCACCTCGTCGGGCGTCAGCCGGATATCGAGAGCTGAGAGGCTGTCTTCCAGCTCCGCCACAGTGCGCGGCCCGATCAGCGGAATTACCGGGAAGGGCTGAGCGATGACGTAGGCGAGCGCGATATGGATCGGGTTGCGGCCGAGCCTGTTGGCGAGCTCGATGGCGCGGTCGCGGCGTCCGAAATTGCGCTCGGAATACCAGACGCGCACGATCTCCTCATCATCCTTCTTGTCGCGGCCGGCGCGGTCGGTAAAGAAGCCGCGTCCCTGGCTGGACCAGGCGAAGTTCGGGATCTGCTTTTCGTTCAGCCATTTCTTCCAGTCGTCATCGGAGGCGGCGACGCAACCGGCCCAGATCGGATCCAGCATCTCGGCGAGCGAAAAGTTGTTGGAGAGTGCTGCCGGCGCCGTTTTGCCGGTCTTTTCGGCATAAGCGGTCGCCTCGTCGAAACGTGCGCGCGTCCAGTTCGAACCGCCGAAGATGCCGCGAATGCGGCCGCGTTTGACCTCGGCATCCATGGCATCGACAAATTCGCCGACGGGCACGTCGGTATTGTCGCGATGCATGAAATAGATGTCGACATAGTCGGTTTTCAGCCGGGCGAGCGACTGGTCGAGCTGCTTTGCGATCATATCGGGATAGCAGAGCGGCGAATGCGCCCCCTTGCCGATCAGCACGATCTCCTCGCGCGGCACTTTGCGGCTGGTGTGCCAGTCGCCGAAGATCGATTCCGTCTTGCCGGCGCCATAGACATAGGCCGTGTCGAAGGCATTGCCGCCGGCCTCGTAATAGGCGTCGAGCGTCAGCGAGGCGGCGGCGAAATTCGGAAAGAATTCGAAGCCGAGTGTGACGACGGAGGCCGGCTTGGAAATGCCGGGGATCTGGCGTTGCGGAATGCCGCTGCCGCGGGTGACTGCGCCACCGGCAATATTCGTCGTGCGCCGCGTTGCTTTCTCGACGCCATATTCGAGACCGATCGATGCGCGCCACTGATCGAGCACGCGCAGGTTTGCAATCGAATCCGCCCAGCTCATGCCGGGAGAGCTGAATTCGGTCCTGCCTGCGCGGATGGCATCACCCGCCGCGTCGACCTCGAAGGAGTAAAGCCAGCGCTCCTCTTTAATCTCGATGGTTTCCTGTTTGCCGCCCTTGAAGATCTCGATCTTGCCGATGCCGCCCTTGTGGCCGGAGGCGAACCAGAAGTCCTGGACCTCGATCCGTCCCTCCGAACCGATGATGCGCAGCACGTTGTCCTGCTGGGCCATGATCGAGCAGGAGACTTCGGCAATGATCTCGTTCGGGAATTTGAGCACCGCCGAAGCCCATTCATCGACACCGCTCTCTCCGAGATGGCCGACGCCGGAGACCTTCTCCGGTTCGAGGAAAGCCTTGCCCTCGGCGGCGCCGGCAATCAATCTCGCCATGGACACGGGATAGCCGCCGACATCGAGAATGCCGCCACCGGCGGTTTCATTGGCGAAGAGCCGATGCTCCGGCTTATAACTGCCCATGTTGAAGCCGAAGCTCGAGCGGATGATGCGCAGCGTGCCGATGACGCCGCTCCTGATGAGTTCCACAAGCTTTTCCGTCTGCGGATGCACGCGGTACATGAAGGCTTCGCCGGCAAAGACGCCGGCCTTCTTGGCTTCATAATAAACCGCCTCGGCATCATAGGCCGAAAGGGCGATCGGCTTTTCCACGAGAATATGCTTGCCGGCGCGTGCAGCCTTGATGGCCCATTCGGCATGGCCGGTGTGGGGTGTGGAGATATAGATCGCGTCTACTTCCTTGTCGGAAAGCAGCGCCTCGTAGCCATTGACGATGCGGGCGCCGGGGAAGTTGTCGGCAAGTCCCTGTTTGCTGGGATTACGGGTGGCGATTGCCACAAGTTTGCCGGTGCGCGAATGAGCAACGCCATCTGCAAAGGTGCGGGCGATGGTGCCGGGGCCGATGATGCCCCAGCGAATCGGTCGGTCGGAATTCATGGAAAATCCTCTTTCGTCTTTCTGCCTTGGGATTGCGGTTAACGAAGCCGTCTGCCGGCGGCATCGAAAAGAAATGTGCGGTTTGCCGGAAGGCCGACCGTCAGGGTCTCGCGGTTGCCGCTGACGCGCGATTCCGGGCGCTCGATGATCAGCTGCTCGCTGCCGACGGCGGCATAGATGTAGCTGGTATTGCCGAGATGTTCGGCGACGTCGACGCTGACGGTGAGATCGGCATCACCCGCGCCGGCATCGACGAAATGTTCAGGCCGGATGCCGAGCGTTACCTTTGCGCCGGCTTCGATGCGGTCGGCGACAGGCAGCGTCAGGCGCGTCTGCGGATTGCTTTCCAGCGCGATCACTGCCCTGCCCGCCTGCGCCTCGACCACAGCGGCCTTCAAGAAATTCATCTTCGGCGAGCCGACGAAACCGGCGACGAACTGATTGGCGGGATCGTCGTAAAGGTCGAGCGGGGCACCGATCTGCTCGATATTGCCGGCGCGCAGCACGACGATCCTGTCGGCGAGCGTCATCGCTTCCGTCTGGTCGTGGGTGACGTAGATCATCGTCGTGCCGAGCTGCTTGTGCAGCCTTGAGATCTCGACGCGCATCTGCACGCGCAGTTCCGCATCGAGGTTCGACAACGGCTCGTCGAACAGGAAGACCTCGGGTTCGCGGACGATGGCGCGGCCGATCGCCACGCGCTGACGCTGGCCGCCGGAAAGCTGCTTGGGACGGCGCTTCATCAGCTCGGTGATCTGCAGGATTTCCGCAACACGGCCCACACGCCGCTCGGTGTCGGCTTTCGGATTGCCGTTCATGCGCAGGCCGAAGCTCAAATTCTCCTCAACGGTCAGGTGCGGATAGAGCGCATAGGACTGGAAGACCATGGCGATGCCGCGGTCGGCTGGCTCGACGTCGTTGACGACCTTGCCTCCGATCCGAAGCTCACCCGATGTAATATCCTCCAATCCTGCGATCATCCTGAGCAGCGTGGACTTGCCGCAGCCGGAGGGACCGACGAAGACGACGAATTCGCCGTCCTTCACCTCCAGATTGGCGCCATGGATGATCTCGAAGCCGCCGAAGCGCTTGACGATTTTGCTAAGTGAAAGCTCTGCCATGCGGCCCCCCCGATTACTTGATTGCGCCGGCCGCGATGCCGGCGATGAAATGGCGCTGGAGAGCCACGAATACGACGAGGATCGGCGCCGTCAGCAACACCGCGCCGGCCATGATGCCACCCCAGGAAACCTTGGTGAGGCCGATCAGCGTTCCCAAAGCCACCGGCGCCGTCATCATCCCCGGTCTGGAATTGATGAGCAGCGGCCAGAGGTAATTGTTCCACGAGTGCAGGAAGAGAATGATCGCCAATGCCGCCATCGTCGGCCGCGCCAGCGGCAGGGCGATGCGCAGGAAAATCTGCCATTCCTTGACGCCCTCGACGCGGGCCGCATCGAAGAGTTCACCCGGCATCATCGAGAAGGACTGCCGCATGAATAAGACGCCAAGCGAATTGAAGAGCGGCGGGACGATCAGAGCCACCCAGGTGTTTGCCAGCTTGAACTCGCGCGCCACCATGATGAATTGCGGGATGACGACCACGGAGAAGGGAAGCGTGATCGTGCCGAGGATGATGGCGATGACGACCGCGCGGCCGACGAAACGATAACGTGCCAGCGCCCAGCCGGCCATCGAAGTCAGCATCACCGAGAGCGCGGTATAGATGAGCGCCACGCCGATGGAGATCACCATCGCCCCGATGAAATCGGTATCGGCCTGCAGGTTCTTGAAATTCTCCACGAAGTTGGTCGACGGCCACAGCACGATGTCGGGGCTGAAGATGCCGTTGTCGGGCATTGTCGAGAAGACGAACATCATCCACAGCGGAAACAGCCAGATCAGCGCCAACGGCGCCAGCACGGCGTGCAACGCGATCTGACGGGCGAGAAGGGATTGCGATTTGGATTTCATTTCGGGTCCCTCCCGATCCAGAGATTGAGAAGAGAAATCACCACGGCGAGAGCGGCCATCGTATAGGCGATTGCCGAGGCATAACCGAAGTTCAGCGCGGTGAAACCCTGGCGATAGAGGAAGAGGCCGAGTGTTTCCGTGCCGCCGCCCGGACCGCCGCGATTGGTGATGAGGAAGGGTTCGGTGAAGAGCTGCATGGTGCCGATCACCGAGAGTACCACACAGAAGAGGATGATCGGTTTCAAGAGCGGCAGGGTGATGTGGAAAAATTGCTGCACCTTGCTCACCCGGTCGAGCGTCGCCGCCTCGTAGACATCGTCGGGAATGGCCTGCAGCCCGGCAAGGATGATGATGGCGTTATAGCCCGCCCAGCGCCATGTGACGGCGAGGATGATCACTCCCATCGCGGCATTGGCGTTGTCGAACCAGGAGACTGGGCTGAAGCCGACCGCTGAAATCATCTTGTTGATGATGCCGAAATCAAGGCTGAACATCAGCCGGAATACCGCGGCATAGGCGACCTCGCCGACGACGACGGGGGCGAAAAAGGCAAAACGGAAGAGCGGGCGCGCTTTCAACAGCGGCGAATTGAGCATGACGGCCATGACCGTCGCCAGCGCGATCATCACGGGCACCTGGATCACCAGGATGATCAGCGTGTTGTAAAGAGCGTTATAGAAGGCCGGGTCGTAAAAGAGGCGGCCCCAATTGGCCTGGAAGCTGTATTTCCACGGGTTGATGCGCGTGTTCTGAAAGGAAATCAGGAACGAATTGATGATCGGCCAGACCCAGAAGGTGGCAAAGATCAGCAGATAGGGGGCGAGGAACGCATAGGCGCTCCGGGTTCTCAAAGGCATCGAGCCTCCTCCTTACGAACGAATGACCAGCCGCGTTGCAAGCCGGGGAAAGCCGGGCGCTTCACGCGCCCGGCATCGTCATTCATTCCGCGATAGGAAGTCCGGTGGCCGAAGCGATCTGGTTGGCGGCGTCGTCGAGAGCCGCCTTCGCATCGGGATAGCCGCCGGCAAAGAATTTCGCCTGCGTTGCCCTGAAAATGCCCTCGGCATCACTCTGGAAGGCGGTGCCGCGGCTCGGCACGATCTTCGGCAGTGTCGCGAGGATATCGGCCCAGACCTTCTGGCCGCCCCAATAGGGCTGCGGCTCATTGACGAAAGGATCCTTCTCGGCCTCAAGCAGCGACGGCACCAGCCCGAATTCCTTCAGCATGGTGACCTGACCCTCGTTCGTACCAAGGGCGTAGTTGACGAATTTCCAGGCTGCCTCCTTGTTTGCGGAAGCCGCCGAAATGGCGAGCGACGAACCGCCGAGATTGGCGGCATGGGGGCCATCGGCCGTCAGGCTCGGCATTCTGTAGACGCCCCATTTGCCCTTGAGATCGGGAGACGTCGAACGCACGGTGCCTTCATACCAGCCGCCATAGAGCTGGCTTGCGGCCTTGCCGGCGGTATTGGCCTGGATCTTTTCGTCCCAGTTGGCAGCGGTCAGCGTGCCCGCATCCTTCATCTCCTTCACCTTCTGCAGCGCGGCAACGCAGGCCGGCTGGTTGACGGTGATGTTCTGGCCGTCGGTCGAGAAATAGCCGCAGCCCTGTTCGTTGGCGATCATGCGGAACCATTCGCTGTCGCCGTTGAAGTCTGCCTGCGCCATGACGACGCCGGGATTGGCGGCGGAAATCTTTTTGCCGGCGGCGATGAAATCGTCCCAGGTGCTGATCGTGCTCGGATCGACACCGGCCTTCTCATAGAAATCGCGGCGGTAGAAGACGGCAACAGGGCCGGAATCCCACGGCATGGCATAGGCGACATCGCCGACTTCAAGCTCCGTGCGTTTGAAGTCCGGGAATTTCGCCTGGATCTCCGGCGTGTAGCCGAGTTCCTTCAGATTGGCGAAGCAATCCGGGAAGCGGCTCCAGAAGATTTCGGCCTCGAAATTCTCGATGCTGACGATATCAGGCAAGCCGTCGCCGCCCGCAGCGCAGGCTGCAAGCGTCTTGTCGAAGACCTGGCTGTTTCCAAGGTCTTCCACGGTGATCTTGATGTCGGGATATTGTTTATTGAAGCCGGGGAGCGTGGATTTCAACGCCGATGCGGCGACATTCCAGCTCCAGATTGTCAGATTGGCCGACTCCGCAAAGGCGGAACCGGACGCGAGCAGTGCGACGGCAGCGGTCGCGGCGAGAAGTTTGAAGCGCATTGAAAATCCTCCCTTTTCAATTGCCGATCTTTCACGAACGCGGTTAAACTATCCGCAAGGGAGCGGCTGTCTCCTAAAAAGGGAACATGGATTTGGCGGAAAGTAAGGTCGGCACGCGTGCAATTTATCAGCCGGGCGCAAGCAGCATTGAGGGTTCGCCGACGGCGCTGCAGATGTTTCACGCCCATCCGCCTGTCATGGCCATGCCGCACTGGCACGCCCAGGTCGAGGTCAACTATGTCATGCGCGGCACCGTTCACTACCGCATGAACGATCACGCCTTCCGGCTGAACGCCGGGGAAATGTGCCTCTTCTGGGGTGGGCAGCCGCATCAGATGGACGAATCCTCTGACGATTCGCTCTATGCCGGCGCCCACCTGCCGCTCGTCTATTTCTTCCGGCTGCGCCTGCCGATCAGCATTTCCAGCCGTCTGATGAAGGGCGAGACGCTGCTGACCTCGGCAACCGATGCCGCCGACAACGAGAACTTTGCTCGCTGGTTCCGCTATGCCAATTCCGGGGATCCCGCCAAGGCCCAGCACGCCGTGGACGAATTGCTGCTGCGCATCGAGCGTATCGCATTCGAACCCTATTCGATGACGACATCAAAGACGAGCGCCAGCCTGGAAGGCGATCAGCCGCATCCCAATTCCTCGCGCAGCGTCGCGCGCATGTGCGATTTCATCGCCGCCAATTTCCTGCAGGACATTGATTCGGTTGACATCGCCCGCGCTGCCGATCTGCATCCGAAATATGCCATGAACCTTTTCAAGCGATCGACCGGCATGACGCTCAGCAAATATGTGACACTGCTCAGGCTGTCGCGCGCCCAGGCGATGCTGATGAGCGAGGGCGCCAACGTTCTGCAGGTGGCGATGGACAGCGGCTTCGGTTCGATCAGCGCTTTCAACAAATCCTTTCGCCATATCGCCGGCATGTCGCCATCGGATTTCCGCCGCGACATCCGGCTGGTGACGACGATTCCCGCCGGCGCCTTCCGCAATTAACGAACGGCCCTATGCGGCTGAGGGGCTTATCTTCTTTCGGCAAGCTCTATCTGGGTGTCATCGGGATCGCGCAGGAAGGCGACGATTTCGGCGTTGGCTTCGGGCGCGGTCGCTCCTTGACCTCGACGCCGGCTTCCGCCAGACGGGCGAAGGTCTCCTCGACATTGTCGAACAGGAAGGTCAGGGGGCGCAGGCCGGACGTGCCCTCAGGCACGTCAAAGCGCTTTCCGCACCGCCGGCCGTCTGTTGTGTTCTATCGCGGGCATCGCTACGCTCTCGATCCACAGATGGGGTCATCAAAAGACATTTATTCGAAAGGCGGTAACCGCCGACGCGGAAGAGTTGTGCAGTCTCCTGAACGAAATCATTCTCGCCGGCGGAACAACTGCGCTCGAGACACCGCTCACAGCCGCAGAGTTCGCAGACTGGTTCATCGACGGCGATTTCCCGCTTGTATGCCATGTTGCGGAACATGGTCGATCGCTTGCCGGCTTCCAGTCGTTGAGCCTCTATGGCGATCCGCCGAAAGGTTATGCCGATATCGCAACATTTGCCCGCATGAAGCCGAAAATTTCCGGCGTCGGCCGCGCCCTTTTTCAGGCGACGCTGGCAGCAGCCGAGGAGCTCGGCCTCGAATTCATCAACGCCACTATTCGTGCCGACAACGTCGGCGGCCTCGCCTATTACACAAGGATGGGCTTCGAGCCCTATGACAGGCTTCTCCAGGTTCCGCTTTTGGACGGAACGCCGGTCGATCGGATCAAGAAGCGTTTCAAGGTAGACGCCAAGCGCCGCCCGTCATTCTCCGTTTGACCGTTTGAAGCGATCCTGCGTCCAAGGCCCCTTTTTGCACCACGCTTCGTTCAGAGGTCCCCAGCCATGCGCTATTCTTCCGGAAGCCAGGAGCGATAGAGTGGATGATCGGCGGCGATCGGCATCGGCGTCGGCTTGCCGGTGCGTTGCGAGAAATAAGCGGCCGTCACGAGCTCCAGCGAATTGCGGGCGTCCTGCAACGTCACCGGCGGATCCGTGTCTTCGACGATTGCCCGATGGAACAGTTCGAACTGACGGGTATAGCCGTCTTCACCCGGAACATAGGCGGCGAGCACCGCATCGACCCGCGCCTGGTGCTCCTCGGTTCCGGCGGTAAAGACCCAGGGGTCGCGGCCCATCGTATAGGGTTCGAGGATGCTTTCGGCGACGAGGTCGCTGAAGCAGAAACGAAGCCGCGAGATCTCCTTGCGCGAGCCAAGCGTCATTGACAGCGTCGCCAGCGAGCCGTTTTGCATCTTCACCGATAGGGCTGCCGTATCTTCCACCTCGATCGGATTGACCAGCGTCGCGCCATAGGAAAACACCTCGGCGCAGGGCCCATGCACGTAATTCAGCATGTCATGAGCGTGGATCGCGTGACCGAGAAGGCCGCCGCCGAGTTCACTCGCCCACTTGCCGCGCCACGGCACGGCGTAATAATCCGGGCCACGCCACCAATGGGTTTCGATCGTCGTCAGGAACGGCTTGCCGGCAAGCCCGCGATCGATCAGCAGCTTCAGTTTCTGCAGCCCGGAGCCGTAGCGATACTGGAAGATCGGCATCAGCTTTTGGCCGGGGAAGCGGGCGAGGATGCGACCCATCTCGTCGACCTCGGCAATCGAGCCGAAGAGCGGCTTCTCGCAGATCACGTGCTTCCCGGATTCGATGCCCTTGCGGCAGAGTTCGAAATGCGAGCTCGGCGGCGTCGAAATGTCGATAATGTCGAGATCGTCACGGGCAAACAGTGAATCGGTGTCCTGCGTATATTCTCCCACACCGTATTCTTCGCACAGCGCCCTGCCGCGATCCTCGTCCAGCGAGCAGAGCACGGGCACCTCGAAGATATCCTTGTTCCAGCCGAAACCGGCCAGATGCCGCGCAGCAATCCCTGCGCCGATGACGCCGACGCGCAATTTCCTGGTCATGCGATCCTCCTCAGCGGGCGCCGATGCGCGCGGCTTTCGTCTGGGCTTCGAGCGAAAGGCGGCAGACTTCGAACACGTGTTCCTGCGTCATCGCTGTCTGCGTACGGCTGCCGACGTCGGCGGTGAAAGCGTCGAAATAGTCGAGCTTTTCACCGCTGCAATCGATGTGGGTCATTTCCTTGCCGTTGACGAGGAAGAGGTGATCCTTGCCCGGCCGGCCGGCAATGTCGATATACTTGCGCAGCTCGATATAGCCTTCGGTCCCGAGGATGGTCAGCCGCCCATCGCCCCAGGTCGGCAGCGCCTCCGGGGTGAACCAGTCGACGCGGACATATCCCGCCGCCCTCTCGGAGCGTAAGAGCACTTCGCCGAAGTCCTGGAAGGCTGGTTTGTCAGGCATGCCGAAATTGCCGATCGAGCTGGCGATGACCTCGCCTGAGGTCGATCCTGTGTAAAACAGAAACTGGTCGATCTGATGCGAGGCAATATCGACGATGATACCGCCGAAGGCTTCCGGGTCGAAGAACCAGCTGGGCCTGGTCGGCAACTGAAGTCGGTGTGGGCCGACGCCGAGCGTTTGGATCACCTTGCCGATTGCGCCATCGGCTATGAGTTTGCCTGCCTTGACGGCGGAGCGGACGCAATGGCGCTCGGAAAAGCAGATCGAGAAGATTCTGCCTGTCTCGGCGACAGTTTTCTTGACCTCCTCAAGCTGGGAGAATGTCGTGACGCCGGGCTTGTCGGTCATCACGTCCTTGCCCGATTTCATCGCGCGGATGGCAAGACCGGCGCGGTCGCGCGGAATGGCGGAAATGCAGATGACGTCGATCGACGGGTCGTCGAACAGCTTTTCACGGTCGATCTGCGGCGCATCCGGATAGGTCTTATCGAAGGCTTCGCGAAGCGCCGGCACCGAGGTCTGGGGGCAGTAGCCGACGAACTCGCCGCCTGAGGCGAGCAGGCCCTTTACGTGATCGAACGTATGCCCATGGTCGATTCCGACGACGGCAAATCTCAACATTGCTGCAATGTCCTCCAGCGATTTTCTAGGGCCTGGCTGACGCCGGCATCCTCCATGTCGGCCAAAACAGATAACGAAAGTTGCCGCCTGTCAAGGCGAGATCGAGACTGAAAATGTGCAAAGATCGTAATAACCATCTGAAAATAAACGGATATTTTGTATCTAAATAGTTATTTACCGGCTTCTGCACGGAGTTTCGTCAAAAAGCCGCTCACTTGATCCGACCAAACGAAAGTGTTTTTCTCCGCTATCTCTTGCTCCATCCGTGTGAATGTGATCGTTTCAGCCGTCACCGGGCTGGAGGGTGGCAACGATCTTGGAAATTCATAAAGAGCGCACCCGCTTGCGTGTGACGGAGGACTACCATGTCTCATCCCCTTCTCAATGCCGACGCTTCGGCCGGTCTTTTTGTCGGCCGCGTCTGGAATCCCGAGGTCGCCGGACCGAGCATTGTCACGCTTCGGGAGGGGATGCTTGTCGACATCACGTCGCGCGAGGCGCCGACGCTGAGCGCCCTCATCGAGAGGCAGGATGCCGCCGGCTTCGCCCGCGCCGCAAGCGGCAGGGCGATCGGCTCGTTGGAGGAGATCGCCGCCAACAGCAAGGGGACGCCGGATCAAGGGCGCCCCTATCTGTTGGCGCCCGCCGATCTGCAGGCTGTCAAGGCCTGCGGCGTCACCTTCGCCCAATCGATGATCGAGCGCGTCATCGAGGAAAAGGCAGCTGGCAATCCTGACCGCGCCGCTTCGATCCGTGAACGTGTCAGCACGCTGATCGGCGGCAGCCTCACCAATCTCAAGGCCGGTTCGCCGGAGGCTGCCAAGGTCAAGCAGGCCCTGATCGACGAAGGCATATGGTCGCAATATCTCGAAGTCGGCATCGGTCCCGACGCCGAAGTCTTCACCAAGGCGCCGGTGCTGTCCTCCGTCGGCTGGGGGGCGGATGTCGGCCTGCATCCAATCTCCACCTGGAACAATCCCGAGCCGGAGATCGTGCTCGCCGTCAGCAGCCGCGGCGAGATCAAGGGCGCGTCGCTGGGCAACGACGTCAATCTTCGAGATGTCGAAGGGCGCTCGGCGCTGCTGCTCGGCAAGGCTAAGGACAACAATGCCTCCTGCTCGATCGGTCCTTTCATCCGGTTGTTCGACGACGGTTACGGATTGGATGAAGTGCGCAGGGCCGAACTCGACTTGAAAGTGACCGGCGAAGATGGCTTCGTGATGCATGGCAAGAGCTCGATGTCACAGATCAGCCGCGATCCGACCGATCTCGTCAGGCAGACGCTTGGGCCGCATCATCAATATCCCGACGGCTTCATGCTCTTTCTCGGTACGCTGTTTGCTCCAACGCAGGACCGTGACGCGCCGAAGCAAGGTTTCACGCACAAGATCGGCGATGTCGTCGAGATTTCCTCGGCGGGTCTCGGCGCGCTCTTCAATACGGTGCGCCTCTCCACCGAATGCCCGCCCTGGACCTTCGGCATTGCGGCGCTGATGCGCAATCTTGCAAAGCGCGGGCTACTTTAGACCAGACTAAGCTACTGGTTTCGCCGTCTGCCCTGCAGGAGGTCGAGGACCGAGTTTGCCGCCTCCAGAACATTGGTGCCTGGGCCGAACACGGCTGCCACGCCGTGTTCGTGCAGGAATTCATAGTCCTGCCGCGGAATGACGCCGCCGCAGACCACTATGATATTGTCACCCCCCTGCTCTTTCAGTCTGTCGACCAGCTGTGGCAGCAGCGTTCTGTGACCCGCCGCCAGCGACGATACGCCGACCACATTGACTTTTTCGCCAAGCGCCATCTCGACAGCCTCGTCAGGTGTCTGGAACAGCGGACCGGCAAGCACATCGAAGCCGATGTCTCCGAAGGCCGAGGCGATCACCTTGGCGCCACGATCGTGACCGTCTTGACCGAGCTTGGCGACCATGATTTTCGGCCGCTGCCCCATCGCTTCCGTGACCTCCACCATGCGGGTCTTCAGCACGGCGAGTTCCGGCTCGTTGTTATAGGCCTCGCCATAGACACCCTTGATGACGACAGGTGTTGCGGCATG from Rhizobium bangladeshense includes the following:
- a CDS encoding Gfo/Idh/MocA family protein; this encodes MLRFAVVGIDHGHTFDHVKGLLASGGEFVGYCPQTSVPALREAFDKTYPDAPQIDREKLFDDPSIDVICISAIPRDRAGLAIRAMKSGKDVMTDKPGVTTFSQLEEVKKTVAETGRIFSICFSERHCVRSAVKAGKLIADGAIGKVIQTLGVGPHRLQLPTRPSWFFDPEAFGGIIVDIASHQIDQFLFYTGSTSGEVIASSIGNFGMPDKPAFQDFGEVLLRSERAAGYVRVDWFTPEALPTWGDGRLTILGTEGYIELRKYIDIAGRPGKDHLFLVNGKEMTHIDCSGEKLDYFDAFTADVGSRTQTAMTQEHVFEVCRLSLEAQTKAARIGAR
- a CDS encoding fumarylacetoacetate hydrolase family protein, producing MSHPLLNADASAGLFVGRVWNPEVAGPSIVTLREGMLVDITSREAPTLSALIERQDAAGFARAASGRAIGSLEEIAANSKGTPDQGRPYLLAPADLQAVKACGVTFAQSMIERVIEEKAAGNPDRAASIRERVSTLIGGSLTNLKAGSPEAAKVKQALIDEGIWSQYLEVGIGPDAEVFTKAPVLSSVGWGADVGLHPISTWNNPEPEIVLAVSSRGEIKGASLGNDVNLRDVEGRSALLLGKAKDNNASCSIGPFIRLFDDGYGLDEVRRAELDLKVTGEDGFVMHGKSSMSQISRDPTDLVRQTLGPHHQYPDGFMLFLGTLFAPTQDRDAPKQGFTHKIGDVVEISSAGLGALFNTVRLSTECPPWTFGIAALMRNLAKRGLL